One window of Natrinema sp. SYSU A 869 genomic DNA carries:
- a CDS encoding M24 family metallopeptidase encodes MTAIRDQKLTRLDEYMAEQELTELWFLRPENFAWLTGGNSTVDRAADVGVAALGYDGDAVRALTSNNEAERFREEELPSAVPVETFDWHESSLGEAVARASTDRAGTDVPTVPGLEPIDISQLRLPLTEHDQQTLERAGRATADAVETVAREVSPDDTERTAAGRLRDELWQRGLESPVVLVGGAERSQRHRHFTPTDKPLGDYALLTVVAVERGVNIAVTRTVDFDAPSWLRERHDDASRVAATAMAATQDAATADDGTAGDVFAEIERAYAAVSWEGEWQQHHQGGAIGFESREWTATPSADAPVETPAPYAWNPTVQGAKTEDTVLISPTDVDVVTDTGSWPTAEYAAVDADLRLELPTPLTR; translated from the coding sequence ATGACGGCGATACGCGACCAGAAACTGACGCGTCTAGACGAGTACATGGCCGAACAGGAGTTGACCGAATTGTGGTTCCTCAGGCCGGAGAACTTCGCGTGGCTCACCGGCGGGAACTCGACCGTCGACCGTGCGGCGGACGTCGGCGTCGCCGCGCTCGGCTACGACGGCGACGCGGTGCGCGCGCTCACGTCGAACAACGAGGCGGAGCGGTTCCGTGAGGAGGAACTCCCGTCGGCAGTGCCCGTCGAGACGTTCGACTGGCACGAGTCCTCGCTCGGCGAGGCAGTGGCGCGTGCGAGCACCGATCGAGCCGGCACGGACGTTCCGACGGTACCGGGCCTCGAGCCGATAGACATCTCCCAACTGCGGCTTCCGCTTACCGAGCATGACCAGCAGACACTCGAGCGGGCCGGCCGAGCCACCGCCGACGCGGTCGAAACGGTCGCACGGGAGGTGTCTCCGGACGATACCGAACGTACCGCGGCGGGACGGCTTCGCGACGAACTCTGGCAGCGGGGCCTCGAGTCGCCCGTCGTCCTCGTCGGCGGCGCCGAGCGCTCCCAGCGCCATCGACACTTCACGCCGACGGACAAGCCGCTGGGCGACTACGCGCTGCTCACCGTCGTCGCGGTCGAACGCGGCGTCAACATCGCCGTCACGCGGACCGTCGACTTCGACGCCCCCTCGTGGCTGCGCGAGCGCCACGACGACGCGAGCCGTGTCGCGGCGACGGCGATGGCGGCGACGCAGGACGCTGCGACGGCCGACGACGGCACCGCCGGCGACGTCTTCGCAGAGATTGAGCGAGCGTACGCAGCCGTCAGTTGGGAGGGCGAATGGCAGCAACACCATCAGGGCGGTGCCATCGGGTTCGAGAGTCGGGAATGGACCGCGACACCGTCGGCCGACGCGCCCGTCGAAACGCCCGCGCCGTACGCCTGGAACCCGACGGTACAGGGGGCGAAGACGGAGGATACCGTCCTGATTTCGCCGACCGACGTCGACGTGGTCACCGATACCGGCTCGTGGCCCACCGCGGAGTACGCGGCCGTCGATGCCGATCTGCGCCTCGAGTTACCGACGCCGCTCACCAGATAG
- a CDS encoding carbohydrate ABC transporter permease, with protein sequence MTDSTTQQTSRLDDVSLRSLGTHVVLYGVALLMAIPYLYTISRSFQPRKYLMDPKPHWIPPEITLEHYQYLLTESLFVQWTINTFVIAGGATIIILVVDSMIAFSLTRLDWPGQSIVMGVILASFMVPYYMNIVPLYTVVADLGLVNSYWGVILPAVASPLGVFLLYQFFRDIPDEYEEAARLDGFSTFQIYYRIILPLARPILASLALFMFVYNWNAFLWPLIVLSDESAYTLPIGLVNLYQGNITTPGLHMAVTVLASLPLFIVYLFFQGEIVRAVQVQGTGTTG encoded by the coding sequence ATGACTGATTCCACGACACAACAGACGAGTCGACTCGACGACGTTTCGCTTCGCTCGCTGGGCACCCACGTGGTGCTGTACGGTGTCGCCCTCCTCATGGCGATCCCGTACCTCTATACGATCTCACGGTCGTTCCAGCCGCGGAAGTACCTGATGGACCCGAAACCGCACTGGATCCCGCCGGAAATCACGCTCGAGCACTACCAGTACCTCCTGACGGAGTCGCTGTTCGTCCAGTGGACTATTAACACGTTTGTTATTGCCGGTGGGGCAACGATCATCATCCTCGTTGTCGACTCGATGATCGCGTTCTCGCTCACGCGACTCGACTGGCCCGGCCAATCTATCGTGATGGGCGTTATCCTCGCGAGTTTCATGGTGCCGTACTACATGAACATCGTCCCGCTGTACACGGTCGTTGCCGATCTCGGCCTAGTGAACTCCTACTGGGGGGTGATTCTGCCAGCGGTTGCGAGTCCGCTCGGCGTCTTCCTCCTGTACCAGTTCTTCCGGGACATCCCTGACGAGTACGAGGAGGCCGCGCGCCTCGATGGGTTCTCGACGTTCCAAATCTACTACCGTATCATCCTGCCGCTGGCCAGGCCCATCCTCGCCTCGCTCGCGCTGTTCATGTTCGTCTACAACTGGAACGCGTTCCTCTGGCCGCTCATCGTCCTCTCCGATGAGTCGGCGTACACGCTTCCCATTGGACTGGTGAACCTCTACCAAGGGAACATCACGACGCCTGGTCTGCACATGGCCGTGACGGTGCTGGCGTCGCTTCCGCTGTTCATCGTCTATCTCTTCTTCCAGGGAGAGATCGTCCGTGCCGTCCAAGTTCAGGGGACCGGCACGACCGGGTAA
- a CDS encoding sugar ABC transporter permease, with amino-acid sequence MFLVWPALKGFYMSLHNWDPFVPSESEFIGLDNYIELFNDPVFWDAMKGTIYFVALSVPLLVIVGLGLALGVNKNVKGKRVLRAIYFSPYILTVAVVTLIWSEVYSESYGLINHYLGYVMSDPPGWLTSTELAMPALAFMTVWWLVGFNFVIFLAARQSVPERLYEAARLDGASTWRAFKDVTLPQMRNSILFVVIIQFILQFQVFAQPFVLTTGGPRGSTDTLVYYLYRSAFSQHQYGYGAAIGYVLVMILVLIAIINFKVIGTND; translated from the coding sequence GTGTTCCTCGTGTGGCCGGCGCTGAAGGGCTTCTACATGAGCCTTCACAACTGGGACCCGTTCGTCCCTTCCGAGTCCGAATTCATCGGACTCGACAACTACATCGAACTGTTCAACGACCCCGTCTTCTGGGATGCGATGAAAGGGACGATATACTTTGTCGCACTCTCGGTCCCGCTGCTCGTCATCGTTGGGCTGGGATTGGCACTCGGCGTTAACAAGAACGTCAAGGGCAAACGTGTCCTCCGGGCGATTTACTTCAGCCCGTATATCCTAACCGTCGCGGTTGTCACGCTCATCTGGTCGGAGGTCTACTCCGAGAGCTATGGGCTGATCAACCACTATCTCGGATACGTTATGTCGGACCCACCCGGCTGGCTGACGTCTACGGAATTAGCGATGCCGGCGCTCGCATTCATGACCGTCTGGTGGCTGGTCGGATTCAACTTCGTGATCTTTCTCGCGGCTCGACAGAGCGTTCCGGAACGCCTCTATGAAGCCGCCAGACTCGACGGCGCGAGCACGTGGCGTGCATTCAAAGACGTCACGCTCCCGCAGATGCGCAACTCCATTCTCTTCGTCGTCATCATTCAGTTCATTCTCCAGTTCCAAGTATTCGCGCAGCCGTTCGTGTTGACCACGGGCGGTCCGAGAGGTTCGACGGACACGCTGGTGTACTACCTCTACCGGAGCGCCTTCTCCCAACATCAATACGGCTACGGAGCTGCAATCGGCTACGTTCTTGTCATGATACTCGTACTCATCGCGATTATCAACTTCAAGGTGATCGGTACCAATGACTGA
- a CDS encoding extracellular solute-binding protein: MTRDRISTKSRRRFIQSVGATGAVSLAGCTGGSSGYTISFWELFSGGEGPVMEDIVQKFNDEQPLDVDEEVKIDRQRTPWDQYYNNLYTTLAGGSGPDLAVMHAAYLRAWDDTIVPMDNYIDTEEIEGDYLDNHWDLVSVEDETRALPMDLHPVGMYYNKGIFEEAGLDPESPPTNWEEFQAAGNAIAEETDKSAFSQTPYNDGFGSWRTWSTLVKQQGGELFDSDWNPTFDGQAGQETSELFWDMTGDMEWSSQTTEADWGANAFENGNLGMTMNGTWYVATLEESDIDWGFFKPTIAPNKTQDQVWADGHTIVLPGNQNRSDEKSEIAAEVAHWLTTENPEWGARAGHLPAAADIRESDVFQNASFYDKTLSKYLEMAEDDMYFYHPKVPNGDPNSESWYQWLLDMWGHNYGSPQEALDDGVSEISNGLEE; the protein is encoded by the coding sequence ATGACTCGTGATCGAATATCGACGAAATCGCGTCGTAGATTCATCCAAAGCGTTGGTGCTACAGGCGCCGTCTCGCTCGCCGGCTGTACCGGGGGCTCTAGCGGCTACACCATTTCATTCTGGGAACTGTTCAGCGGTGGCGAAGGCCCCGTGATGGAGGACATCGTTCAAAAGTTCAATGACGAACAGCCGCTTGACGTGGACGAGGAGGTGAAAATAGACCGGCAGCGAACGCCGTGGGATCAGTACTACAATAACCTATACACTACTCTTGCGGGCGGTAGCGGGCCTGATCTAGCGGTTATGCATGCAGCGTATCTGCGTGCGTGGGACGACACGATCGTGCCGATGGACAACTACATCGATACCGAGGAAATCGAAGGCGATTACCTCGATAACCACTGGGACCTCGTGTCGGTCGAAGATGAGACGCGAGCGCTTCCGATGGACTTGCACCCGGTCGGGATGTACTACAATAAGGGTATCTTTGAGGAAGCAGGCCTCGACCCTGAGTCCCCGCCGACGAACTGGGAGGAGTTCCAAGCCGCAGGGAACGCCATCGCCGAAGAAACCGATAAATCGGCGTTCAGCCAGACTCCCTACAATGACGGCTTCGGCTCGTGGCGAACGTGGAGCACTCTCGTCAAGCAACAGGGCGGAGAGCTTTTCGACAGCGATTGGAATCCGACGTTCGACGGCCAAGCGGGCCAAGAGACCTCCGAACTGTTCTGGGACATGACCGGTGATATGGAGTGGTCCTCCCAGACAACTGAAGCGGACTGGGGTGCAAACGCCTTTGAGAACGGAAATCTGGGCATGACGATGAACGGTACGTGGTACGTGGCCACCCTCGAGGAGTCGGACATCGATTGGGGCTTCTTCAAGCCGACCATCGCTCCCAATAAGACCCAGGATCAGGTCTGGGCGGACGGTCACACGATTGTGTTACCCGGGAACCAGAACCGTAGCGATGAAAAGTCCGAAATCGCAGCGGAGGTTGCCCACTGGTTGACGACTGAAAACCCAGAGTGGGGTGCTCGAGCCGGTCACCTTCCCGCCGCCGCGGACATCAGGGAGTCCGACGTGTTTCAAAACGCGTCGTTCTACGACAAAACCCTCAGTAAGTACCTCGAGATGGCGGAAGACGACATGTACTTCTATCACCCGAAGGTGCCAAACGGCGACCCCAACTCGGAGAGTTGGTACCAGTGGCTGCTCGACATGTGGGGTCACAACTACGGGAGCCCCCAAGAGGCACTCGACGACGGCGTCTCGGAGATCAGTAACGGCCTTGAGGAGTAA
- the ugpC gene encoding sn-glycerol-3-phosphate ABC transporter ATP-binding protein UgpC — protein MSRVSIEDVSKLYDGSSDGKDTIVAVDEVNFDIKDGEFLTIVGPSGSGKSTLLRMVAGLEDISKGQIRIGDRVVNNIQPQDRGVAMVFQNYALYPHMTTRKNMAYGLKLTSDLNDDEVQQRVEDAAEMMGIEDQLDKKPGSLSGGQQQRVATGRAIVRDPEVFLMDEPLSNLDAKLRAHMRTEIQRIHEDLGTTFIYVTHDQEEAMTMSDRVAILDQGKVQQIGTPDQIYNEPQNLFVADFVGSPAMNPFDVELDGTTLIGADFEYELSEEYAERVREQIADGESLVLGIRPEDIHLTDSSAWNAIEAFLDVLEPVGSDNYLYLEMKGVEECRVRVPGDVKPEENDSLTISFDEDDIHLFRQSNGRNILAEEREKQEVTA, from the coding sequence ATGAGTCGTGTTAGTATTGAGGACGTATCGAAGCTCTACGACGGAAGTAGCGACGGAAAAGACACAATCGTGGCCGTCGACGAAGTTAATTTCGACATCAAAGACGGCGAATTTCTCACCATCGTCGGGCCGTCTGGATCGGGCAAGTCGACACTACTGCGGATGGTCGCGGGCCTCGAAGACATCAGCAAGGGACAGATTCGTATCGGTGACCGCGTCGTCAACAACATTCAACCCCAAGACCGAGGGGTCGCCATGGTGTTCCAGAACTACGCGCTGTACCCACACATGACAACTCGGAAGAATATGGCCTACGGGCTAAAGCTGACGTCGGACCTCAATGACGACGAGGTCCAGCAGCGAGTCGAGGACGCTGCCGAGATGATGGGCATCGAAGACCAACTCGACAAGAAACCTGGGAGCCTCTCCGGTGGCCAGCAACAGCGGGTTGCCACCGGCCGCGCTATCGTCCGCGATCCAGAAGTGTTCCTCATGGACGAGCCACTGTCGAATCTGGACGCGAAACTTCGCGCGCATATGCGGACGGAGATCCAACGCATTCACGAGGACCTCGGAACCACGTTCATCTACGTGACCCACGACCAAGAAGAAGCGATGACGATGTCCGATCGCGTCGCCATCCTCGATCAGGGGAAAGTCCAACAGATCGGGACGCCCGACCAAATCTATAATGAACCCCAGAATCTCTTCGTCGCCGACTTCGTTGGCAGCCCTGCAATGAACCCGTTCGACGTCGAACTTGACGGAACGACGCTAATTGGAGCCGACTTCGAATACGAGCTGTCCGAGGAGTACGCCGAGCGAGTACGGGAACAGATCGCGGATGGGGAGTCTCTCGTGCTCGGGATTCGGCCTGAAGATATTCACCTCACGGACTCCTCAGCCTGGAACGCCATCGAGGCTTTCCTTGACGTGCTAGAACCCGTGGGATCAGACAACTACCTCTACCTCGAGATGAAGGGGGTCGAGGAATGCCGGGTTCGGGTTCCCGGCGACGTGAAACCCGAGGAAAACGACTCGCTGACAATCTCCTTCGACGAGGACGACATCCACCTCTTTCGACAATCCAACGGCCGGAACATTCTGGCAGAGGAACGCGAGAAACAGGAAGTCACCGCGTGA